The Candidatus Bathyarchaeia archaeon genomic interval CGATATATTTTTTTGGCTAATAAATGATTACGATATTAACTCCTGCCTTTAATCGAGCGCACTTGCTTCCGCGTTTAGCAGAGTCCTTGCTAAGCCAGACCCTCCAAGATTTCGAATGGCTTATAGTTGATGATGGCTCTAGTGATAATACAGAAGAAGTTATTAATAAATACAGGGATGTTGCTAACTTTGAGGTGCGGTATAAAAAAAAGAGAAACGAAGGGAAGCACTCGGCTTTGAATGTTGGTTTTAACGAATCCAAGGGGGATTGGATCTTTATTGTTGATAGTGATGATTGGCTAAGAAGTGACTGCATTGGAAAAATTAGGGAAGTTTCCAATAACTTGGACTCGAGTTTCGGGGCTGTTTCTTTTTTAAGAGTATTTGAGGGAGGGGCAGTTATAGGAGATACTTTTCCGCCTGGGCTGAAAACATATATAGATAGAATTGAAAGAAGGGTAAGTGGTGACAAGGCCGATGTATTAAGGAAGTCGGCAATCATTGATTTTAAATTCCCAGTTTATTCGGGCGAGAAGTTTATGGCCGAATCCCCCATGTTCATTTACGTAGGGCAACGATATAAAACTAAATTCATTAATTACTTAGGCTATGTTTGTGAGTACCAATCAGGTGGCTTGTCTGATAATTCAATACTGAATAGGCATAAATGTGTTGAGTCAAGCCTTTATGTATATAGTGAGCAGTATAAAAATTTAAAGTCTAAAGAATTGAAAAGGAGAGCTGCAATAAATTGGTGGCGATTTAGAATTGGAAAGAGAGTGCGAGAGGCGGCTGGAAATATCCCCCTTTACTATCTGCCAATTGGCATTATGTTTTTGTTTAACGACTTCTTTCGGTTTGGCGTAAATATATTCGGCCGTGTCAATAAAAATATATAAATGTGAGCTCTCTTTCTGGGGTTCACGTAATCAAAAAATTTTTGAAAACGGTTTCACCTTTTGTGTATTACTCAGAGTATCGTAGAGAGCTTCTTCACCTCCCCATGTGGATCACAAACTTCTTGTGTTTTTTACAGTATTTAAATGGTCGCACGAAAAAGTTTAAATCATCATTCAATGGTTGCACAAACATGTCAGATATTCGCTGCTCAGGTTATGAGCGTAAGAATCCTCCTTTAGTATCAAGGATGTTTGCTTTTATTATATATGCATGGTTTTTTTTAATAACCCTTCAGTCATATTACTTTTACACGTTATCGGCATCCATTCCTCCTTTGTTCGCTTCCCTTGTATCTATCCCGTTCCTTGTGATTGTGGCGCTTTATTCGCCCACGAAATTTTCGGGAGCGATAAGTTCAGCAAGATTTTTTTTGGTTTTGTTTTTTTCTTTTTTGCTTGTAAGTTTTTTTTCGCCTCTTTTTTTGGGTTTTGTTCCATCATTCAATATTAGAAGGCTATTTTTTTTCTTGGTAAGCTTGCCTCCAGCCATATTTTTTGTTTACCTTCTTCACTGGAAGAGAAAACTTCTAGTTAAATGTTTTGTTTTTACGATTAGTTTGCACCTGATTTTTTTCTATTCGC includes:
- a CDS encoding glycosyltransferase family 2 protein, giving the protein MITILTPAFNRAHLLPRLAESLLSQTLQDFEWLIVDDGSSDNTEEVINKYRDVANFEVRYKKKRNEGKHSALNVGFNESKGDWIFIVDSDDWLRSDCIGKIREVSNNLDSSFGAVSFLRVFEGGAVIGDTFPPGLKTYIDRIERRVSGDKADVLRKSAIIDFKFPVYSGEKFMAESPMFIYVGQRYKTKFINYLGYVCEYQSGGLSDNSILNRHKCVESSLYVYSEQYKNLKSKELKRRAAINWWRFRIGKRVREAAGNIPLYYLPIGIMFLFNDFFRFGVNIFGRVNKNI